The window TGATTTCAATAAGAGCCACAACAGGTCATTAAAATGCCCCTTAACTGTGTGTGCATCGCAGCCCGTGCTGCTCCGGCAGCCTCCGCAGGTTTTGGAGCTGCTCGGGAAGCCGGAGCAGCCCCGGCAGCCCCGAGGTGGCTCTGTCACAGCCCCTGGCCCTCTGCCCCCAGTCCCTCAGCTCGCTGTCCCCCGTCACTGCCTGACATGATTTAACAACTGTAATTCTTTATTTAACGATGTCAAAGGTTTTTAGGAAATTGACTGTATTTCACCAACGATATATTTCTTCTCGATGACAGAGTGgttaaaatgatttttaaaccAAGACAGCAAAATAAAGCAGTAATAAAATCAATAAAAGGTGCTTTAAACATTCCTTCTATTAGGTAATGGCATTTAAAATATCCGTAGCTTGTAATGGCACTTAGGATATGCCCGAAAATCAATGAGCTAAATTACTTATTGAACTAGTTAATTTGAACATTGAGTTTTATATGTATATTGATAAAACAAGCGACAAGAACCCTGGCTGTGTTCGAATTCCACGGTCAGATATCTCCCTCTGCCGGGAAAAAACCTCGGAAAAACTCCAGTAgagactcctttttttttttttttttttctttcttttaagcaGGAACACCTAAGGATGTAACAACTGAAAAACTCCACGAGAGGTCTCAGACTACGCAGGGTTTGTAAATTATTGTTGTTTTTGCCAAAATATCTGAAGCTTTACGATGCTGAATAGCAATACAAAACCTTCAATTGCACCCAAAATACCATTTGGTATTTTGAAATACCAAAGTATTACTACTATATACAGAAATATACAAAAACCATGTGGGAACCGTGTCAAAAATAAGGGGATATAATAGCGCTTTAAAAACAGTAAGATCACCCTCAAGAACTTTGGTATTTTTCATGTTAGTAACTCCTCCGTGTAGACTCTGAAGTAACAGCCTCAGGTaataggggttttttgtttgtttgtttgtttgtttgtttttcgcGAGAAATAAGGTGTGAAAGACAAGTTCTGTGTCAGCTTCGGCTCCTGAGGTGCAAAAACCCTTCTCCAAAATGTCACCTGAGCCTGTTTGTCCTTTACACGCAGCAAAAACCTCTACAAAATCTGACAGGCTGAAAGGCATTGGCTTTACCTGACACGGTCCCTGGGGAGAACCCATACTTATAAAGATTTCTACCTATTTTCGTGGACTTTTATCGCCGCGGTAGCGGGATTCCTGCCGTCCCCTGAGGCTCCGGGACGATGGCGCTTTCCCGGGCCGGCTCGCAAGGACAGCACCGGCGcacctgcagggaggggaggatTTAAGGCCGTGCTGGCACTTTCACTCTATGATCATCCCGTGAGGGATGGCAGGGCCGGGATCGCGACCTGAGGGATTGCTCACTCCCGGAGAGGTGACGATGATCCCCGAGGCCGGGAAAGGCGAACGCCGCCCGCATCTTCCACGGGAGCGGCCGCGGGCGCCCCAGAGCCCGGCAGGaatggggacactcaggggagggatgggggaaatgaggggaaaaggtgggggaaagaggaggagaaaaaaaggggaaggggaaagagggGTTTagaaaagagagggaaggaaaagggggatttaaaaaatcagggaaaatgaaaagaggggaaaggagTGGAAAAGATAGGAAAAGGATTgaaaagaggggaaagaggtgaaaaagaggggaaaggagggaaaaggggaaagaaagtggggatggggggaaaaaggggggggggaaggaggaaaacggggggaaaggctgagaaaagggaggggaaagggagggcaACCGGAGGGAGCCGCCGCTGAGGACCACCTCCTTCCCGCCCTTTCCCAGCCTCAGGGCGGAGCAACACCCCAGccccaagatggcggcggcaccctcccaagatggcggcggcaCCATCCCAAGATGGCGGCGTTACCTTCTCAGAATGGCGATGGCCACGTCCCAAAGTGGCGGATCCCCTCCGAAGATGGCGAGCGCACCTTCCCAAGATGGCCGCggctcccccccccccggccggccccgccccgcgcgctGCACGCCGGGCGCTCGGGGCGGGCTGAGGGCGCGGGGCCGGTCGGGCCTGGTGCGGGCGCGGGCGGTCGGAgcgagcggggccgggccgggccgggccggggcgggcgccATGCCGGAGCTGGCCGTGGACAGGGTGGTCGTGCACCCGCTGGTACTGCTCAGCGTCGTCGATCACTTCAACAGGTGCGGCCGGGCGGGAGTGGCGCCGCGGCGCTGAGTCAcggccgggccgggagcggggccctGAAGGAGCCCGGGGCCGGGAGGGGACGCGGCGGAGCGGGAGGGCTCCGGGACGGGGAGGGGACCCGGTTCCTCCGGCACCCCGGGTAATTCGGGCCTAATTCCGCTCCCTCCCGCCGGTGCCGAGCGGTTTTAGAGTCAGAAATAAAGCGGTTAGTCCCAGGAGGGGGCCGAGCCCGCGGTGGGTGACACCGGGGTCGGTCGCTGCTCGCTGTTCGGTGCCGGGGTCGCGTCCCCCTGAGTGATATCGGCCTGTCCCTGGGGACGGGCTTTGGTTCCGAGGCCACCGAACGCGCTTTTGTGGCTGTAAACACCAGCAGTGATAACGCAATCATAACCCACTCTCTTCCACCCCCTGTGTCACCTCCGACACGGAGAGGGGgtcccttctccctcctccctgtcTCTGGCAGGGACTGACAGTcgtttttcctttcagaataGGAAAAGTCGGAAATCAGAAGCGAGTGGTTGGAGTGCTGCTGGGCTCCTGGCAGAAGAAGATCCTGGATGTGTCCAACAGTTTTGCAGGTGAGTTCGGGTGTCCTGCCCTTCTCCAAAGGCACTGAATTATTTAGTAGATGcattgtgttgggttttttgaagAAATCCTTGATCCATACATGTACAAATCACCCCATATCCAACAGCAAATGCAAGCTGCTGTTGACGCCTCTAAGCAAGCATCTCTTTCCTTTAGCAgccaaaaatacccaaacccaGAGCATTTCGATAACCATTTAATTCAGGAAGTTGGATTCTTAAACGCTGGTGTTCTGTTTTATTCCCAGTACCTTTTGATGAGGATGACAAGGATGATACTGTGTGGTTCCTGGACCATGACTATCTGGAGAACATGTATGGAATGTTTAAGAAGGTCAATGGTGAGTTGAGATCTGTCAGTCAGGGATATGCTCCCAGAAACTTTCAGGGCTGTGGACAAGGGAATTCCTattaatcacagaatccttaAGGTTTTCCTTAAGGAGAGACCTAGAAGATTGAGTCCAGCCATCAACCAGCACTGTGTTCTCCACTAACCATGTCCCACACCCACGCAGTTTTGAACACTTCAGGGGTGGGACTTGCATCTCCAGATGTCAGAGGTGCAGGCTGTCCGACCCTGAGAGTGACACAGTTAACACAAGTTGTTAATTATCCAGTGAAGGGGCCAGGAGAAGAGCTGTGGGTCACTAAGGGTGATGAGTGAGCGTGATCACTGCTCAATCCATGGCCTTGTAATCCACTTCCCTTTCCTCCACACGGATCAGACCCTCTCCTTCGCTCAGCCCAGCCAGTCTCTGCCCAGGTCTCCCTGCTGGTCCCCATGGTTCTGATTCCAaatcctttctgcttttgctcagCCAGAGAAAGAATTGTGGGGTGGTACCACACGGGCCCGAAGCTGCACAAGAACGACATTGCCATCAATGAATTGATGAAGAGATACTGCCCCAACTCTGTAAGTGGGGCTGCCTTTGGCCTGTGGGTTGTTCTTCTCTTGCCTTCCCTAAAGGGGGCATCTGGGAAGCCTTGTCCCCAGTCTTTTTTGCCGGCGACACAACATGGTAGCTGTAAAGTGATTGAGGAACTGGATCGGGAGTTTTTTGAATCATTGTCTCAGTGCCTGAGGTTTCCCCTCTGAGCAGCCTCGTGCTGGTGAGGGAAGAGCTGGcttgggtatttttttccctactccTTGACCAAAATCCAGTTTCCTTCtgcactttttctttctccccgaGGTGCTGGTGATCATTGATGTGAAGCCAAAGGACCTGGGGCTGCCCACAGAAGCCTACATCTCTGTGGAGGAGGTCCATGATGTGAGTGTTCACTCTGTGAAATGTCACAGCCAcggctgggagcacctggaggCTCTCACTCGTAGGTGTCACTGGCTGCAGATgctcccaggtgtgcccagtcATTGTGGgcctgccctgagcagctcaCTCCCCACTGAGCCCCATGCAGACAAACAACACCCAGCAATGAGTCACAGTAATTGttgcatttaaattaattctggaTGCGTACAAAACATTGTATCTTTTTGCCTTTCTGAGGCCTTCActacagagcaggagctgctctcccaaAATGCAGTGAGGTTGGATCAGGGAAGAGAGAAGTAATTGTGATATTTAGAACTTCCATTGCCACCCCCCAGGCACAGACCAGCAAAATGCAGAAATGGGAAGCTACCCAGGGCAGGAGAGATTGCTTGGGCACTTGGTGACACTGATTAAATCAAGGACATCCCAGCTAGAGAGCTAGAGCTGTTTCTCTCAGATCCCTTGTGGCCCGTGTAgggctgcttttctgctttcctcGGTGCAATCCCTCATCCCCTGCCTAAAATCCCCCATCTGTGTGTCCCTTTAGGATGGCACCCCGACCTCCAAGACCTTTGAGCACGTGACGAGCGAGATCGGTGCTGAGGAGGCTGAGGAAGTGGGTGTGGAGCACCTGCTGAGGTGAGGGGGCAGCTGTCCTGGGAGCCTGGATCCCACCAGCCCTCAGCCACACTCACACAGAGCTCAAAAGGTCCCAAGGGACAGTGCCCAGCAGGGTAAGGTTCTAATCCCAATTCTCTCTGGGTTTCAGGGACATCAAGGACACCACGGTGGGCACGCTGTCCCAACGGATCACAAACCAGGTCCATGGTTTGAAGGGACTGAACTCCAAGCTTCTGGACATCAGGAGCTACCTAGAGAAAGTAGCCCTGGGCAAACTCCCTATCAACCACCAGATCATCTACCACCTCCAAGATGTCTTCAACCTGCTCCCAGACGTGAACCTGCAGGAGTTCGTCAAGGCCTTTTACCTGAAGACCAATGACCAGATGGTGGTGGTGTACCTGGCCTCGCTCATCCGCTCCGTTGTGGCCCTGCACAACCTCATCAACAACAAGATTGCCAACAGGGATGCggagaagaaggaaggacaggaaaaagaagaaagtaaaaaggagaggaaagatgAGAAGGAGAAGGACAAAGAGAAGAGTGATGgcaagaaagaggagaaaaaggagaaaaagtaaaaggtgtaggttttttttatttgtaaattaaaaatcttgTAAACGAAATGCCTGGTGCTGGGGTCTTGTATGTTGTGCTCAGCACTCTGCTCCTCCCCACCCAGGCAGGGTTGGGGGGAGCCATGGGGAGGTTTTTGATTTGATTATACTGTTTATTATACTATTATTCCCTTCCACCAGCATGCCTTTGGAGGTTGAGGCCTCAGCTCACTCACACTCTGCTCTCATGGAGCGTGTTCCAGGGTTAAGCCTTTGCCATCAGCCATCCCCATGTGTAACTGGCTCTGTGCCTCAGCCCCCGTGCCAGCAAggtcccagctcctccctggggaCAGTGGTGGTGGCCCTGTCACCCCTGGCCAGGACCAAGCAGCTCtcgggggctgcaggaggctgtGAGCCTGGGGAGGCACTGGGGCCATCACCGCTgacacagagcaggcagggacaaAATCCACAGCATTTGTGATCCCAGTGCTGAGCCCCAGGCCTTTACAGACCCCACCCTGGGAGACACACACGGAGCCAGGCCAGGCACCGACAGGCCTGGGACACACGGGGACCCaacacacaggcacagctcGGCAGCTGCTTTGTCCTTTATTGCACACGAAGCTGCGCGGGGCAGGCGGGGCCGTGCAGAAGCGGCCGGTTCCCAGCCCGGAGCCTTGCAGGGTCCCGTCTCCACAGGCTCcaggacacacggacacagccGTGCCCGGTCTGTCACCTGCATACAGCGGGAGGGACACAAGTGACAtccaggtgattttgccgtCAGTGCGGCTCGTCCGGCAGCAGAGGGAGCACAGGAGTGTGGCGGACGAGCCCAGGATCCAAGCGGAGGTCGGCAGGggcccagcagtgcctggagccCCCGGGGCTGCTTTGGAGCACCAGCTCCGAGCAGAAACCACATCACTAAAATACAACTGCCCGGGGGCCACGGGCTGCACATCGGGACATGCCACTGACACGCTCAGCCAGGCTCTGGCTCgagtggctgcagggctggcctGGGAAGGCCTGAAGCGTCATCCGGGGGTCCCCGTCACTGTTGCTGAATGCTGGGTGCAGGATGGGGCCCAGAAGTCAATCTGAGTGCCACTTTCCCCCTCACTTGCCATGACCAAAAGGCcatgaaaaggcagaaaacatgAGGGGGAAGAAGAGCCTCTACCAAACACTTAACTGCGTCTGTGGGGAGGGAGACCCGGTGCTCcctgtgcacccccagccctcacAAGCACCTTGTGTACTCCTCTCCGTCACACCTCGGATTTCCTTAGGGAGGGAAACTGCCCCATTCCTCCAGGGCTGCGTCAGAGCAGAGCTCGCCCAGGAACAAGAGCCACAGTGTCCAACGGGGGCCTGCACCCATCCTGGGggaggctcagccctgggcagtgcTCCGGGAACGTCCCACAGCTCCATCACTCCTGTCCAAACCCTTCTGTCTCCTCGATGGCGTAAAGCAGCTTCTCCTTCAGCTGTTCATAGCTCTTGTAGGGAGGGAGATCCAGGCGGTTGAAGCTGGGGAGAGAGCGGAGGCTGGGACATGCCAGAACAGCAGTCCCTGCTATCCCATGGGATGGAGAGCCCCCGCAGAGttccccatgtccccacacACTCCAGCCAGGCCGAGGGGCAGTCACTTACCACGTGTGGCTCCGTGGTAGCCACGTCTCTTTGCCAACTTTATCAATGCAGAATTTCTGGGGCCCGTTGCTGCCTGTTAATGACGAGCACAGCAAAGCTCTTTACATGACCAGGAGCTGAAAAAGGAACCCCTCCCACACACACTAAGATCTTTCCTGGCTCTACAATCCCAGGGTCATACAGGGAATAAATCCATGGCCTCAATCCCTGCCTGTTTGCAGAGAGAAcattcagaaaacaaaggagaaagcaaaaagcagattCACAGCACAGAGGGGCAAGAGCATCTCTCTGAGCATGATGGTTCCATAGCACATGCTAAAACTTATTGATCTGTAAGCCCTCAGGACTGTGGGAGTCCATCCATCCAAGAGTTTTAAAGGACCTGGGACAGGAAGTCTGAGTCACTGAGGTGGCTTTTTAACACATTAGGAATGCTGGAGAGGTTCCAAGGGATGGAAAAAGCTAATATGCCAGCAAGAACAAGTGAGTGGGTAAAGCAAGCTGGTTGGCTTGACACGAACACCAGGGAAGCCAGGGAAAGGCTGGTATAGGACCCAAAAAGCAGTAAATTATAGAATCAGTGGAACCACACTGCGGTCTTCTGAAAAAGAGGCTTTGTCACACAAGAATCAAAACTGAATCAGAAATCCAATCTCATTCAGACTGAGATCACAAACCAGCCCCACAGAGTTAACCCTGGCAGAACAGTTACAGCCAAAGAACGTGTCTGGAAATGgcacaacagcagctgggatCACTGATCGCTGCACTCAGACCTCGCAGCTGCTTTCCTGCTCACGTGCTGCCTGTTCTCTGtgcggggacagggacaggaaggtGCCACCCCCCCGGCCCCCAGGACACACCGATGAGCTCGGCGAAGCCCCCGACGGGCAGGCGGCAGGTCCCTGTCACAAACTGCAGCAGCCGGATCCTCTTCTCATTGTCCATCTCCTTAaccacctgcagcagcaacGCAGCAGCTCAGTGGGATCCTGGGCCCATCCTGCAGGATGGCTCCTGCCAGGGCACCCCACGCCCTCAGCTGGGCTCACACTGACCTGCCAGAACCACTGGATCTGTTTGCTGTTCTTGGTGTAGTGCCTGTAGATGGTATTTTTC of the Cinclus cinclus chromosome 11, bCinCin1.1, whole genome shotgun sequence genome contains:
- the PSMD7 gene encoding 26S proteasome non-ATPase regulatory subunit 7 is translated as MPELAVDRVVVHPLVLLSVVDHFNRIGKVGNQKRVVGVLLGSWQKKILDVSNSFAVPFDEDDKDDTVWFLDHDYLENMYGMFKKVNARERIVGWYHTGPKLHKNDIAINELMKRYCPNSVLVIIDVKPKDLGLPTEAYISVEEVHDDGTPTSKTFEHVTSEIGAEEAEEVGVEHLLRDIKDTTVGTLSQRITNQVHGLKGLNSKLLDIRSYLEKVALGKLPINHQIIYHLQDVFNLLPDVNLQEFVKAFYLKTNDQMVVVYLASLIRSVVALHNLINNKIANRDAEKKEGQEKEESKKERKDEKEKDKEKSDGKKEEKKEKK